One window of the Burkholderia ubonensis subsp. mesacidophila genome contains the following:
- a CDS encoding type 1 glutamine amidotransferase family protein has product MLPRRRFLARSAALALGSRLPAWSKVLLVTPAALSAGARDAHAAGGFGDWSQHARAADASFGAGPDDPTLQAIISGLAAQNVSVVETDTVLSNWMNDADFSSAMADAAHFNQMVHAAGLKVVWYYPSLEVISVGGANGPSMYKTHPDWVQVGLNGQPNVFTGSLVFWVDPNDESAWMSPNGPWRQAYLDRIKLLAQTGADGIWPDVPIYFNGVVDWSDASSWGKAAFKADTGLDLPVAADWNDPYFRRWVEWRHRNLSKFQLDIAAAARSVNPAIQLFVETVTCDYHDATLIGLDGAYLRAADGITQVWEIDVLSNSDAMRYAQENDWICLISMCKYARAASAGKPAWSFSYGKQEDDAVQVMAEVLAAGCSPFEVQVPGKTVGVGAAMRTRMYAFAQANSARLFDAAPLANVALYHSSASRDYVNPSIGNGLYCTTAQPGSASDWWSTTDTDSCYQQQWLGEYRGMVKALVHAHVPFSVVTSPAFGAADLTGINALLLPDLEAVSDNEAALIRQFVNGGGTIVVTGPNPTGLNEFGDARADFALADVLGFHKGGALPASAQAAFGAGRMVYFSDLPGKQYLLNGLQADSGRIVGALAGAAVPVVTTDADRRVHVEANQLGSEMLLHFTNFMFTASGTFQVQATTFNVSATPPAGKRVTAVNVSSPDNGDASLQPVPFSANGNAVTFALSLRQYSLVVLSLQ; this is encoded by the coding sequence ATGCTGCCACGTCGCCGTTTTCTGGCGCGCAGCGCGGCGCTGGCGCTGGGCAGCCGATTGCCGGCATGGTCGAAGGTGCTGCTGGTGACGCCGGCCGCGTTGAGCGCCGGCGCGCGCGACGCGCACGCCGCGGGCGGCTTCGGCGACTGGAGCCAGCACGCGCGCGCGGCCGACGCGTCGTTCGGTGCGGGGCCGGATGATCCGACGCTGCAGGCGATCATTTCAGGGCTGGCCGCGCAGAACGTGAGCGTCGTGGAAACCGACACCGTGCTGTCCAACTGGATGAACGACGCCGACTTCAGTTCGGCGATGGCGGATGCCGCCCATTTCAACCAGATGGTTCACGCGGCCGGCCTGAAGGTGGTCTGGTATTACCCGTCGCTGGAGGTGATCAGCGTGGGCGGCGCGAACGGCCCGTCGATGTACAAGACGCACCCGGACTGGGTGCAGGTCGGCCTGAACGGTCAGCCGAACGTGTTCACCGGCAGTCTCGTGTTCTGGGTCGACCCCAACGACGAGAGTGCGTGGATGAGCCCCAACGGGCCGTGGCGCCAGGCGTACCTCGATCGCATCAAGCTGCTGGCGCAGACCGGCGCCGACGGGATCTGGCCCGACGTGCCGATCTACTTCAACGGCGTGGTGGACTGGAGCGACGCGTCGAGCTGGGGCAAGGCGGCGTTCAAGGCGGATACCGGCCTCGACCTGCCCGTCGCGGCGGACTGGAACGATCCGTATTTCCGGCGCTGGGTCGAATGGCGGCATCGCAACCTGAGCAAGTTCCAGCTCGACATCGCCGCCGCCGCGCGCTCGGTCAATCCCGCGATCCAGCTGTTCGTCGAGACGGTGACCTGCGATTACCACGATGCCACGCTGATCGGCCTGGACGGCGCGTACCTGCGCGCGGCCGACGGCATCACGCAGGTCTGGGAAATCGACGTCCTGAGCAACAGCGATGCGATGCGCTATGCGCAGGAGAACGACTGGATCTGCCTGATCTCGATGTGCAAGTACGCGCGCGCCGCGAGCGCCGGCAAGCCGGCGTGGTCGTTCAGTTACGGCAAGCAGGAGGACGATGCCGTACAGGTGATGGCGGAGGTGCTCGCGGCGGGCTGCAGTCCGTTCGAAGTGCAGGTGCCCGGCAAGACCGTCGGCGTCGGCGCCGCGATGCGCACGCGCATGTATGCGTTCGCGCAGGCGAACAGCGCGCGGCTGTTCGACGCGGCGCCGCTCGCGAACGTCGCGCTCTATCATTCCAGCGCGAGCCGCGATTACGTGAACCCCTCGATCGGCAACGGGCTGTATTGCACGACGGCCCAGCCGGGCAGCGCGTCGGACTGGTGGAGCACGACGGACACGGACAGCTGCTACCAGCAGCAATGGCTCGGCGAGTACCGGGGCATGGTCAAGGCGCTCGTGCACGCGCATGTGCCGTTTTCCGTCGTGACGAGCCCGGCTTTCGGCGCGGCCGATCTGACGGGGATCAACGCGTTGCTGCTGCCCGACCTGGAGGCCGTGTCGGACAACGAGGCGGCGCTGATCCGGCAGTTCGTCAACGGCGGCGGCACGATCGTCGTCACCGGCCCGAACCCGACCGGGCTCAACGAGTTCGGCGACGCGCGCGCGGACTTCGCGCTGGCCGACGTGCTCGGATTTCACAAGGGTGGGGCATTGCCGGCCAGTGCCCAGGCGGCGTTCGGCGCCGGCCGCATGGTCTATTTCTCGGATCTTCCCGGCAAGCAATACCTGCTGAACGGCTTGCAGGCCGATTCCGGCAGGATCGTCGGGGCGCTGGCCGGCGCTGCCGTGCCGGTCGTGACGACGGACGCCGATCGCCGGGTTCATGTGGAGGCGAACCAGCTCGGCAGCGAAATGCTGCTGCATTTCACGAACTTCATGTTCACCGCGTCGGGGACGTTTCAGGTGCAGGCGACGACCTTCAACGTGTCCGCGACGCCGCCGGCCGGCAAGCGCGTCACGGCCGTCAACGTCAGTTCGCCGGATAACGGCGACGCTTCGCTGCAGCCCGTGCCGTTCAGCGCGAACGGCAATGCGGTCACGTTCGCGTTGAGCCTCAGGCAGTATTCGCTCGTCGTGCTGAGTCTCCAGTAG
- the ahpF gene encoding alkyl hydroperoxide reductase subunit F has protein sequence MLDANLKNQLKAYLEKITRPIELVASLDDGAKSQELLALINEIASLTTRVTVVERRDDAERKPSFSIGEPGKPAGIRFAGIPMGHEFTSLVLALLQTGGHPIKLDDDVIEQIRGLDGDYAFETYFSLSCQNCPEVVQALNVMSLINPRIRHVAIDGALFQNEVEARQIMAVPTMFLNGESFGQGRSSVKEILAKLDTGASARAAKALENKPVFDTLIVGGGPAGAAGAIYSARKGIATGVVAERFGGQVLDTMAIENFVSVQETEGPKFATALEQHVTQYDVDVMDVQRAEALIPGAVHQIRLANGAVLKAKTIVLATGARWREINVPGEREYRNRGVAYCPHCDGPLFKGKRVAVVGGGNSGVEAAIDLAGIVKAVTLIEYGAQLRADEVLQRKLRSLPNVTVVTQAQTTELTGDGSKLNGLVYKDLRSGDVKRIDLEGVFVQIGLVPNTEWLKGTIELSKHGEIVVDARGATSVPGVFAAGDVTTVPFKQIVIAVGEGAKASLAAFDHLIRQDVAPVDAAPAVEEAVAA, from the coding sequence ATGCTCGACGCCAATCTCAAGAACCAACTCAAAGCGTACCTGGAAAAGATCACGCGCCCGATCGAACTCGTCGCGTCGCTCGACGATGGCGCGAAGTCGCAGGAACTGCTCGCGCTGATCAACGAGATTGCGTCGCTGACGACGCGCGTGACCGTGGTCGAACGCCGCGACGACGCCGAGCGCAAGCCGTCGTTCTCGATCGGCGAACCGGGCAAGCCCGCTGGCATCCGCTTCGCCGGGATTCCGATGGGCCATGAATTCACGTCGCTCGTGCTCGCGCTGCTGCAGACGGGCGGTCATCCGATCAAGCTCGACGACGACGTGATCGAGCAGATCCGCGGGCTCGACGGCGACTACGCGTTCGAGACGTATTTCTCGCTGTCGTGCCAGAACTGCCCGGAAGTCGTGCAGGCGCTGAACGTGATGTCGCTGATCAACCCGCGCATCCGTCACGTCGCGATCGACGGCGCGCTGTTCCAGAATGAAGTCGAAGCGCGCCAGATCATGGCGGTGCCGACGATGTTCCTGAACGGCGAATCGTTCGGCCAGGGCCGCAGCAGCGTGAAGGAAATCCTCGCGAAGCTCGACACCGGCGCGAGCGCGCGCGCCGCGAAGGCGCTCGAGAACAAGCCGGTGTTCGACACGCTGATCGTCGGCGGCGGCCCGGCGGGCGCGGCGGGCGCAATCTACTCGGCGCGCAAGGGCATCGCGACCGGCGTCGTCGCCGAGCGCTTCGGCGGCCAGGTGCTCGACACGATGGCGATCGAGAACTTCGTGTCGGTGCAGGAAACCGAAGGGCCGAAGTTCGCGACCGCGCTCGAACAGCACGTGACGCAGTACGACGTCGACGTGATGGACGTGCAGCGTGCGGAAGCGCTGATTCCCGGCGCCGTGCACCAGATCCGCCTCGCGAACGGCGCGGTGCTGAAGGCCAAGACGATCGTCCTCGCGACCGGTGCGCGCTGGCGCGAAATCAACGTGCCCGGCGAGCGCGAATACCGCAACCGCGGCGTCGCCTACTGCCCGCACTGCGACGGCCCGCTGTTCAAGGGCAAGCGCGTCGCGGTGGTCGGCGGCGGCAACTCGGGCGTCGAGGCCGCGATCGACCTCGCGGGCATCGTGAAGGCCGTCACGCTGATCGAATACGGCGCGCAACTGCGCGCGGACGAAGTGCTGCAGCGCAAGCTGCGCAGCCTGCCGAACGTGACCGTCGTCACACAGGCGCAGACGACCGAGCTGACCGGCGACGGCAGCAAGCTGAACGGCCTCGTCTACAAGGACCTGCGCAGCGGCGACGTGAAGCGCATCGATCTCGAGGGCGTGTTCGTGCAGATCGGCCTCGTGCCGAACACCGAATGGCTGAAGGGCACGATCGAGCTGTCGAAGCACGGCGAGATCGTCGTCGATGCGCGCGGCGCGACGTCGGTGCCCGGCGTGTTCGCGGCCGGCGACGTGACGACGGTGCCGTTCAAGCAGATCGTGATCGCGGTCGGCGAAGGCGCGAAGGCATCGCTCGCCGCGTTCGACCACCTGATCCGGCAGGACGTCGCCCCCGTCGATGCGGCGCCGGCCGTCGAGGAAGCGGTCGCCGCGTAA
- the ahpC gene encoding alkyl hydroperoxide reductase subunit C, giving the protein MPIINTQIKPFKATAYHNGDFVPVSDENFKGKWSVVVFYPADFTFVCPTELGDLADRYAEFQKLGVEIYAVSTDTHFTHKAWHDTSDTIAKIKYPMIGDPTLTLSRNFDVLIEEEGMALRGTFVINPEGEIKLCEIHDNGIGRDAGELLRKVQAAQYIAAHPGEVCPAKWTPGAETLTPSLDLIGKI; this is encoded by the coding sequence ATGCCGATCATCAACACCCAAATCAAGCCGTTCAAGGCCACCGCATACCACAACGGCGATTTCGTGCCCGTCTCCGACGAGAACTTCAAGGGCAAGTGGTCCGTCGTCGTGTTCTACCCGGCCGACTTCACGTTCGTCTGCCCGACCGAGCTGGGCGACCTCGCCGACCGCTACGCGGAATTCCAGAAGCTGGGTGTCGAAATCTACGCGGTGTCGACCGACACGCACTTCACGCACAAGGCCTGGCACGACACGTCGGACACGATCGCCAAGATCAAGTACCCGATGATCGGCGACCCGACGCTGACGCTGTCGCGCAACTTCGACGTGCTGATCGAGGAAGAAGGGATGGCGCTGCGCGGCACGTTCGTGATCAACCCGGAAGGCGAGATCAAGCTGTGCGAGATCCACGACAACGGCATCGGCCGCGATGCAGGCGAACTGCTGCGCAAGGTGCAGGCCGCGCAATACATCGCCGCGCACCCGGGTGAAGTGTGCCCGGCCAAGTGGACCCCGGGCGCCGAGACGCTGACGCCGTCGCTCGACCTGATCGGCAAGATCTGA
- a CDS encoding transcriptional regulator — protein MPTPEEKAAFSERLKFALRRGPKKVAGATDLARHFNLRHHGAHPVSTQTVHKWLSGRTIPTPDKLRTLATWLRVDLHWLRYGPPPSAASHVTPPPLPRDERYPPTRETIELASKIETLSSHHRYLLEELIEQFYGDAPRR, from the coding sequence ATGCCGACCCCCGAAGAAAAAGCGGCGTTCAGCGAACGCCTGAAATTCGCATTGCGACGCGGGCCGAAGAAAGTCGCCGGCGCGACGGACCTGGCCCGGCACTTCAATCTCCGTCACCATGGCGCGCACCCGGTGTCGACGCAGACCGTGCACAAATGGCTGAGCGGGCGCACGATCCCGACGCCGGACAAACTCCGCACGCTCGCGACGTGGCTGCGCGTCGACCTGCACTGGCTGCGCTACGGCCCGCCGCCGAGCGCCGCGTCGCACGTGACGCCGCCGCCGCTGCCGCGCGACGAGCGCTATCCGCCGACGCGCGAGACGATCGAGCTGGCGTCGAAGATCGAGACGCTGTCGTCGCACCACCGCTACCTGCTCGAGGAACTGATCGAGCAGTTCTACGGCGACGCGCCGAGGCGCTGA
- a CDS encoding substrate-binding periplasmic protein, which produces MHSRWPARVPAGWLLGALVVALPAGPARSHDAPAPVVATAPATAAATPAGLVQMPDGRLLAPEFARIVTRGELVVAVLGVDQPPFFESRNGELTGVDIDLANEIAKKLGVAVHFNREAATFDGVVRLLATGRADLAVSKLSRTLPRAQAIRFSTPYVSLKRALLLNRIRFAELARGRPVPEVVRDYDGTIGIVAGSAYADYVQTDFPKARIRTYSSWSAVLDALNAGSVSATYRDELAVKRVMREQPTAPIRLRVATLADLDDALAIGVRVSDPTLLAFVNQFLADRGRQLDVKSLLNAMNR; this is translated from the coding sequence ATGCATTCCCGTTGGCCAGCCCGCGTGCCTGCGGGCTGGTTGCTCGGCGCGCTCGTCGTCGCGCTGCCCGCCGGCCCGGCGCGCTCGCACGATGCGCCGGCGCCGGTCGTCGCGACCGCCCCGGCCACCGCGGCCGCGACGCCGGCCGGACTCGTGCAGATGCCCGACGGCAGGCTGCTCGCGCCGGAATTCGCGCGCATCGTCACGCGGGGCGAACTCGTCGTCGCGGTGCTCGGCGTCGACCAGCCGCCGTTCTTCGAGTCGCGCAACGGGGAATTGACCGGCGTCGACATCGACCTCGCGAACGAAATCGCGAAAAAGCTCGGCGTGGCGGTGCATTTCAACCGCGAGGCCGCCACGTTCGACGGCGTCGTGCGCCTGCTCGCGACGGGGCGGGCCGACCTTGCCGTCAGCAAGCTGTCGCGCACGCTGCCGCGCGCGCAGGCCATCCGCTTCAGCACGCCGTACGTGAGCCTGAAGCGCGCGCTGCTGCTCAATCGCATCCGGTTCGCCGAACTCGCCCGAGGGCGCCCCGTGCCGGAGGTCGTGCGCGACTACGACGGCACGATCGGCATCGTGGCGGGCTCGGCCTACGCCGACTACGTGCAGACCGACTTTCCGAAAGCCCGGATCCGCACCTATTCGAGCTGGAGCGCGGTGCTGGATGCGCTGAACGCCGGCTCTGTGTCGGCGACCTATCGCGACGAGCTGGCCGTCAAGCGCGTGATGCGGGAGCAGCCGACGGCGCCGATTCGCCTGCGCGTGGCGACGCTCGCCGATCTCGACGATGCGCTCGCGATCGGCGTGCGCGTCTCCGACCCGACGCTGCTGGCTTTCGTCAATCAATTCCTGGCCGACCGCGGCAGGCAGCTCGACGTGAAGTCGCTGCTCAACGCGATGAATCGCTGA
- a CDS encoding dicarboxylate/amino acid:cation symporter has translation MDIDTMKMTPHSPWLHAFAVNPWTVFGSLALGVVTGLLLPEAAPKFEFVGDVYVGLLKMTALPFMVAAVIFSLQRLMRDGSAADLVGRVMVMFVAVSVFVVVVGAVVLLAMRPGEHLSNETLRAFGAMVGSDGAASDTVMSLYGVDPSEKTSGFADMLIALVPGNFFAALANGDTLKALVFSLFFGFAAGRVPASASTALAQSLETVYFTCQKLMHWLAYPTPVVLFCMGAAQIGTSGIGPLEAMIRFVAAFFAVSALLIAAAVVVIWKRSGRTLAATLAELRLPFALALATRSSIACMPGMIQCLVGGFGFARARVELLVPLTVSLLRVGPMVYYASATLFIAQLYERPLGVGELGLVLLASVLAGFASAGTSGLVTVSLVGMTCAHLHLPFEAAFVLFAAVDPVCEMLRTLLLVIGNSAVVSAICSRPSRT, from the coding sequence ATGGACATCGACACAATGAAGATGACACCCCATTCCCCATGGCTGCACGCGTTCGCCGTCAATCCGTGGACCGTGTTCGGCAGTCTCGCGCTCGGCGTCGTGACCGGCCTGCTGCTGCCGGAAGCCGCGCCGAAATTCGAGTTCGTCGGGGACGTCTACGTCGGCCTGCTGAAGATGACGGCGCTGCCGTTCATGGTGGCGGCGGTGATTTTCAGCCTGCAGCGGCTGATGCGCGACGGCAGCGCGGCGGATCTCGTCGGGCGCGTGATGGTGATGTTCGTCGCCGTGTCGGTGTTCGTCGTCGTCGTCGGGGCGGTCGTGCTGCTCGCGATGCGGCCCGGCGAGCATCTGTCGAACGAGACGCTCAGGGCGTTCGGCGCGATGGTCGGCAGCGACGGCGCGGCGAGCGACACCGTGATGAGCCTGTACGGCGTCGATCCGTCGGAAAAGACCTCCGGCTTCGCCGACATGCTGATCGCGCTCGTGCCGGGCAACTTCTTCGCCGCGCTGGCGAACGGCGATACGCTGAAAGCGCTCGTCTTCTCGCTGTTCTTCGGGTTCGCGGCCGGGCGCGTCCCCGCGAGCGCGTCGACGGCGCTGGCCCAATCGCTGGAGACGGTCTACTTCACGTGCCAGAAGCTCATGCACTGGCTCGCCTATCCGACGCCGGTCGTGCTGTTCTGCATGGGCGCCGCGCAGATCGGCACGTCCGGCATCGGGCCGCTCGAAGCGATGATCCGCTTCGTCGCGGCGTTCTTCGCCGTGTCGGCCTTGCTGATCGCGGCGGCGGTCGTCGTGATCTGGAAGCGCTCGGGGCGCACGCTGGCCGCGACGCTCGCCGAGTTGCGCCTCCCGTTCGCGCTCGCGCTCGCGACCCGCAGCAGCATCGCCTGCATGCCGGGGATGATCCAGTGTCTCGTCGGCGGCTTCGGCTTTGCGCGCGCGCGCGTCGAGCTGCTCGTGCCGTTGACCGTGTCGCTGCTGCGCGTCGGCCCGATGGTCTATTACGCCAGTGCGACGCTGTTCATCGCGCAACTCTACGAGCGTCCGCTCGGCGTCGGCGAGCTCGGGCTGGTGCTGCTCGCGTCGGTGCTCGCCGGTTTCGCGTCGGCGGGCACGTCGGGCCTCGTGACCGTGTCGCTGGTCGGCATGACGTGCGCCCACCTGCATCTGCCGTTCGAGGCCGCGTTCGTGCTGTTCGCCGCGGTCGATCCGGTTTGCGAGATGCTGCGGACCTTGTTGCTGGTGATCGGCAATTCGGCCGTCGTGTCCGCCATCTGTTCGCGGCCGTCGCGAACCTAG
- the cuyB gene encoding cysteate racemase, which yields MALIGVLGGMGPLATVDFMHRVMQLTRARCDQEHLAMIVANLTHTPDRSRAIVAGDADPLPALLDGIDLLNRCGAGVIVIPCNSAHHWYAQMAEHSAAPILHIVDASVAALPEGIRRVAVLATGGALASGFYQASLRARGIEPVMPAAAAQRDIAACIEAVKATKIEAAARHLSRALATLERRKVAVAVMGCTEIPIAARALRNAGVMLIDSTQELARATVAYAVERGWGRAM from the coding sequence ATGGCGCTCATCGGCGTTCTCGGCGGCATGGGGCCGCTCGCGACGGTCGACTTCATGCACCGCGTGATGCAGCTGACGCGCGCGCGCTGCGATCAGGAGCATCTCGCGATGATCGTCGCGAACCTGACGCATACGCCCGATCGTTCGCGCGCGATCGTTGCCGGCGACGCCGACCCGTTGCCGGCGCTGCTCGACGGCATCGACCTGCTGAACCGGTGCGGCGCCGGCGTGATCGTGATCCCGTGCAATTCGGCGCACCACTGGTATGCGCAGATGGCCGAACACAGCGCGGCGCCGATCCTGCATATCGTCGACGCATCGGTGGCCGCGTTGCCTGAAGGCATCCGGCGGGTCGCGGTGCTCGCGACGGGCGGCGCGCTCGCGTCGGGGTTCTATCAGGCATCCTTGCGGGCGCGCGGCATCGAGCCGGTGATGCCGGCGGCGGCCGCCCAGCGCGACATCGCCGCATGCATCGAGGCCGTCAAGGCAACGAAGATCGAAGCCGCCGCGCGGCATCTGTCGCGGGCGCTGGCGACGCTCGAGCGGCGCAAGGTCGCCGTCGCGGTGATGGGCTGCACGGAGATTCCGATCGCGGCGCGCGCGTTGCGCAACGCCGGGGTCATGCTCATCGACAGCACGCAGGAACTGGCGCGCGCCACGGTCGCCTATGCGGTCGAACGCGGCTGGGGCAGGGCGATGTAA
- a CDS encoding LysR substrate-binding domain-containing protein, with protein MKNIEQLPHDPPLRAVRAFEAFARLGSVTAAAAELDITPSAVSHQLQLLDAFIQTPLTVRDGRLLALTDEGRDYYRSISAAFSVLRSATRFVRDRSSLRQITISLIPLFGIGWFIPRLHAFLAKNADVDVTVLYAHHRNYRSDASDLSIRFGTGDWPGYRCERLLPGAMTPMCSPSFLKRHGPFRTPADLAHAPLVHDEDRSAWVNWLQGAGVRHVSHAVGPMFEDGQLTLSAARAELGVALLRAPLVERELASGELVRLFDHVLDDGRDYYLCTREDTDLPDGARRLAQWLRQMAAA; from the coding sequence ATGAAAAATATCGAACAATTGCCGCATGATCCGCCGCTGCGCGCCGTCCGCGCGTTCGAGGCATTCGCGCGCCTCGGCTCGGTCACCGCGGCGGCCGCCGAGCTCGACATCACGCCGTCCGCGGTCAGCCACCAGCTGCAGTTGCTCGACGCGTTCATCCAGACGCCGCTGACCGTGCGCGACGGGCGCCTGCTCGCGCTCACCGACGAAGGCCGCGACTACTACCGGTCGATCAGCGCCGCGTTCTCGGTGCTGCGCAGCGCGACGCGCTTCGTGCGCGACCGCTCGTCGCTGCGGCAGATCACGATCAGCCTGATCCCGCTGTTCGGCATCGGCTGGTTCATCCCGCGCCTGCATGCGTTCCTCGCGAAGAACGCCGACGTCGACGTCACGGTACTGTACGCGCACCACCGCAACTACCGAAGCGATGCGTCGGACCTGTCGATCCGCTTCGGCACCGGCGACTGGCCCGGATATCGCTGCGAGCGGCTGCTGCCGGGCGCGATGACGCCGATGTGCAGCCCGTCGTTCCTGAAGCGTCACGGGCCGTTCCGCACCCCGGCCGATCTCGCGCACGCGCCGCTCGTGCACGACGAGGATCGCAGCGCGTGGGTCAACTGGCTGCAGGGCGCGGGCGTGCGGCACGTGTCGCACGCGGTCGGCCCGATGTTCGAGGACGGGCAGCTCACGCTGAGCGCGGCGCGCGCGGAGCTCGGCGTCGCGCTGCTGCGCGCGCCGCTCGTCGAGCGCGAGCTGGCGAGCGGCGAACTGGTGCGGCTGTTCGATCACGTGCTCGACGACGGGCGCGATTACTACCTGTGCACCCGCGAGGACACGGACTTGCCGGATGGCGCGAGGCGGCTCGCGCAATGGTTGAGGCAAATGGCGGCGGCGTGA
- a CDS encoding branched-chain amino acid ABC transporter substrate-binding protein translates to MKISFVPAGLAWSAFALIASTPAAAQSAPQTILIGLAAPLTGPSARIGKDLQNGAQLAIDDANAQHPSVGGKPVVYKLVAADDQSDPRTAVAVAQQLVDKHVIGVVGHWNTGCSVPASRVYRDAGIAQIAPASTGHQYTQQGYATAFRIMGHDDAGGNFTGAYAVKTLKAKRIAVIDDRTSFGAGLADQFIKGVEASGGAIVDRQYVNDKTTDFSGVLTAIKGKRADLVFFGGLDAQAAPLARRMRQLGVNAPLLGAGGFVSQTFLSLAGKDGEGVTALEPGLPLARMPGGNAFDAQYQARYHAPIELHAPFAYDAAATLIAATQKAGTTQPAKLVAAVRAIDRPGVTGRIAFDDAGNLKHPAFTIYQVRGGKWTVVDVLGGARAASK, encoded by the coding sequence ATGAAAATCTCCTTCGTTCCCGCCGGCCTCGCGTGGTCCGCGTTTGCCCTGATCGCTTCCACGCCCGCCGCCGCGCAATCCGCGCCGCAGACGATCCTGATCGGCCTCGCGGCGCCGCTGACCGGCCCGTCCGCCCGGATCGGCAAGGACCTGCAGAACGGCGCGCAGCTCGCGATCGACGACGCGAACGCCCAACATCCGAGCGTCGGCGGCAAGCCGGTGGTCTACAAGCTCGTCGCGGCGGACGACCAGTCCGACCCGCGCACCGCCGTCGCGGTGGCGCAGCAGCTCGTCGACAAGCACGTGATCGGCGTGGTCGGCCACTGGAACACCGGCTGCAGCGTGCCCGCGTCGCGCGTCTATCGCGATGCCGGGATCGCGCAGATCGCACCCGCGTCGACCGGCCATCAATACACGCAGCAGGGCTACGCGACGGCGTTCCGCATCATGGGTCACGACGATGCGGGCGGCAACTTCACGGGCGCCTACGCGGTGAAGACGCTGAAGGCGAAGCGCATCGCGGTGATCGACGATCGCACGTCGTTCGGCGCGGGCCTGGCCGACCAGTTCATCAAGGGCGTCGAGGCGAGCGGCGGCGCGATCGTCGATCGCCAGTACGTGAACGACAAGACGACCGATTTCAGCGGCGTGCTGACCGCGATCAAGGGCAAGCGCGCGGATCTCGTGTTCTTCGGCGGCCTCGACGCGCAGGCCGCGCCGCTCGCGCGGCGCATGCGCCAGCTCGGCGTGAATGCACCGCTGCTCGGCGCGGGCGGGTTCGTGAGCCAGACCTTCCTGTCGCTCGCGGGCAAGGACGGCGAAGGCGTCACCGCGCTCGAACCGGGCCTGCCGCTCGCGCGGATGCCGGGCGGCAACGCGTTCGATGCGCAGTACCAGGCGCGCTACCATGCGCCGATCGAGCTGCACGCGCCGTTCGCGTACGACGCGGCCGCGACGCTGATCGCGGCGACGCAGAAGGCCGGTACGACGCAGCCGGCGAAGCTGGTCGCCGCGGTGCGCGCGATCGACCGGCCGGGCGTGACGGGCCGGATCGCGTTCGACGACGCGGGCAACCTGAAGCACCCCGCGTTCACGATCTACCAGGTGCGCGGCGGCAAGTGGACCGTCGTCGACGTGCTCGGCGGCGCGCGCGCCGCGTCCAAATGA
- a CDS encoding L-2-amino-thiazoline-4-carboxylic acid hydrolase: MTEPTQAPAAAPEDTRLGILARRRIEAEIIKPIYEIMKREFGVERAQAVIAEAVRGAAVDAGRTFAAQEPGGTSVKSFIALQVLWEKDDALDVEVRREDDAHYDYDVRRCRYAEMYHAMGLGEIGHLLSCARDSYFIQGYDPRIALTRTTTIMQGGARCDFRYRLTDAARGGEQGAGDAA; the protein is encoded by the coding sequence ATGACCGAACCGACCCAGGCTCCGGCCGCCGCGCCGGAGGACACGCGCCTCGGCATTCTCGCGCGGCGCCGCATCGAGGCGGAGATCATCAAGCCGATCTACGAGATCATGAAGCGCGAGTTCGGCGTCGAGCGCGCGCAGGCCGTGATCGCGGAAGCAGTGCGCGGCGCGGCCGTCGACGCGGGGCGCACGTTCGCCGCGCAGGAACCCGGCGGCACGAGCGTGAAATCGTTCATCGCGCTGCAGGTGCTGTGGGAGAAGGACGACGCGCTCGACGTCGAGGTGCGCCGCGAGGATGACGCGCATTACGACTACGACGTGCGCCGCTGCCGCTACGCGGAGATGTATCACGCGATGGGGCTGGGCGAGATCGGCCATCTGCTGAGCTGTGCGCGCGACAGCTACTTCATCCAGGGCTACGACCCGCGCATCGCGCTCACGCGCACCACCACGATCATGCAGGGCGGCGCGCGCTGCGACTTCCGCTATCGACTCACGGATGCGGCGCGCGGCGGCGAGCAGGGAGCGGGCGATGCGGCGTGA